The Dehalogenimonas sp. THU2 nucleotide sequence CCGGAGTTGCAAAGGAATATCTTGTCGAGTGAGCTATTTTCGATGAGTATCTCAGCCAATTGTAATTGGGGGAGAGTATAGTAGTGATTCGACGTCTGTATAAGCTCGCCTACCTGACGGCGCACCGCTTCCACGACAGCCGGGTGACAATGACCCAGGGAATTCACCGCCCACCCGGCTACAAAATCCAGGTAACGCCGGCCGTGTTCATCCCAAACATAGCTGCCCTCGCCCTTGACGATGGCTAGCGGCGCCCGCTCAACCGTGCTCATGAAATATTTTTTTTCCTGCTCCACCCAGTTCATAATATGGCTCCCTCTTTATCTAAGCGATGATCGAGGTCCCGGTTCCACCCTGAACCACCTCATTATAAAGGATATGCGGTTCTTTTCCATCGACGATGCTGGTGACGGTGCCCGCGGCACTGGCCCGCCGGGCAGCGCGGATCTTGGGTATCATGCCCCCTGTCGCAACGCCGGTGTTAACCAAGGCCTCAGCATCCCGCGCGCTGATCGATTTGATAAGATTGCCGTCCGAATCTTTGATACCGGGCACATCGGTGAGGAAAACCAGGCGCCCAGCCTGCAGTGCCGCGGCCAGTTCCCCGGCCACCGGATCACCGTTGATATTGAGCAGTCGTACCGGATCGTTGTCGTCATTCAAGGAGACCGGGGAGATCACCGGCACCATGTCATTATCCTGTAGTGCTATAATGACCGTCGGATCGACACGCGTCGCGTCGCCCATAAAT carries:
- the argB gene encoding acetylglutamate kinase, which produces MNKTIVIKLGGSVLGSRDTSLEDVARLKREGWRPVVVHGGGAVVNSWLDRLGLPTRLVTGERVTDKESLAVVTAVLSGLVNKETTAMLLDLGVKAVGLSGVDGGLIHGKARGADWGFMGDATRVDPTVIIALQDNDMVPVISPVSLNDDNDPVRLLNINGDPVAGELAAALQAGRLVFLTDVPGIKDSDGNLIKSISARDAEALVNTGVATGGMIPKIRAARRASAAGTVTSIVDGKEPHILYNEVVQGGTGTSIIA